The Rhodohalobacter barkolensis genome includes the window GTATGCGCCGGGTGTAGGATTGCCGGGTGTACCAAATATGGATTGACTGTTGGGCTCTTCCGAATCAAATCCATCCCGGATATAGTTGTAGTAATCATTTACGTCGGGGTAGACAATCTCTTCCATGAGCGTGGCATCCATCTCAATCCAGTCCGTACTGCCTGCGCTGCCGTCCCAGCGATTGGTGGCATATTGGATAGCGTGTTTTATTTCGTGTGCGATGGTTGCGTAGAGCGCTCCAAATACTTGGCCCTCGGGGTGAGTATTTGGCGGGAAGTTTTGAAAATTGTTGTGAATGGTGATGTAGCTCGTAGATCCGGATGACGTGGTGGTGCCATAGAAATTAATGTTCTCAAAGTAGATCTCATACGGTTCGCTTTGTATAAAATCGACAAAGCCGAGCTCTTCAACCTGATATCTGTATGATGAATCAGCGGCTTCTGCGGCCAGGTAAATGTAATCGGGCACACCGGCTTCGATGGTGCTCTCTGACGGCACGGCGTGATCTCCCTCAGTTTCGTAGTAGAGAATAAAATTACCTTCTGAGGAAATATACTCGTTGAGGTGAGTGGATTCGGGCCGGTTAAAATAGGATTCAATTTCTGAAACATCAGAATGAGGTAATTGATCTTTTAAATGGTGAAATTCGGCATGGATGGGAACCGTACATTTGATCGGTCGGTGCTCAATGTTATCATTCAACTGCTGATCTGATTCGCCGGATCTATATGTAAACCGAAGCTTTTCAATCAGTGCAGTTTCCCTTGTGATTTCCCCACGATTCAATGCTTCATCCAACTCTCTGAAGACCGGATGCTGCGCAGTTTGGGCAGAACTGTCGACAGAAACGACGGTTAAGCCAAACAGCAGAAAAAGTAAAATCAGATATTTAGAATTAGACATGTTTTACAACAAAGAGAGATAATAAAGTATTGAAAAATTCGTAATTTTAAGGCTGTGTAAAAACAGGTATTACCTTGAGTTTGATTGATGAATTTGATCACTGCGTTCCCCTCCTGTGTAAGGAGGGGACAGGGGTGGTAGCCTAATAAATTTTTGTCTTCAATGTACAGAATTTACTTTTTCAACCACCCCTAAATCCCCTCCTTGAAAATGAGGGGACTTTCAGCTGCTTAATTAACGTTTAAAAATCAATCTCAAAATATTTTCCGGCACCGCAAAGTTAACACATAATCACAAGCATAACGACTCCCGTGAATAAAACGTCTATGACCATGAAGTACGAAGTCATTCTCTATTACAACTTTAAACATATTGAAAATCCGGAACAGTTTTGCAAGGATCACAAAGCCTTTTTGAAAGGCTTGGGTGCAAAAGGGCGGGTTTATATCAGTGATGAAGGGCTGAATGGTACGCTTGGCGGCACACCTGAACAGATGCAGGCTTACAAGGAGTATGTGTGGAGTCTGCCCGGTTTTGAAGACACTGAGTTCAAGTGTGATGAACACGAAACAATACCCTTTGCCAAGCTGAAGTGTAAAGTTCGTGAAGAGATTGTGGCGCTTCATATGGACGGAGTAAACCCCGAAGATGGCGGTTACCATATGCCTCCTAGCGAGTGGAGAGAGACGATGGAGTCCGGCGAGGATTATGTAATGATCGACGTGCGAAATGATTATGAATCTAAAGTGGGCCACTTTGATGGTGCAGTAAAACCACAGGTTGAAAACTTTTTCGATTTCCCAAAGTGGCTCGAAGAAAAAGAGAAGGAGATTCCAAAGGATAAAAAAGTATTGATGTACTGTACGGGTGGTATCCGCTGTGAAAAGTTTTCCGTTCTGATGAAAAAGAAGGGGTGGGAAGATGTCAATCAGCTTCACGGCGGAATATTGAACTATGCTAAAGAGGAGGGCGGCGAGCACTTTAAAGGGAAGTGTTTTGTGTTTGATGATCGTCTTGTGGTTCCGGTCAATAAGAACAACCTGGAGCCGGTGGCGCACTGCGAAATTACCGGAAAACCGGCTGATAATTACATCAACTGTGCGAATATGGAGTGCAATAAGCTTTTTGTCTGCTCCGAAGAGGGGGCAAGATTAATGGAAGGCTGCTGCAGCGAAGAGTGTAAACAGAGCGAATTTAGGCGGCCGTTTGATCCCGAGAATGCCTTCCGCCCGTTCAGAAAATGGTATAATTATTTCGATGATGAATTTAAAGAGAGAGAAGTCAGCGTGCCCGGTTCGGGTGGTTGCTCCATATGAGCTGAACCGCACTATTAACATTAAACCCGCT containing:
- a CDS encoding MXAN_6640 family putative metalloprotease encodes the protein MSNSKYLILLFLLFGLTVVSVDSSAQTAQHPVFRELDEALNRGEITRETALIEKLRFTYRSGESDQQLNDNIEHRPIKCTVPIHAEFHHLKDQLPHSDVSEIESYFNRPESTHLNEYISSEGNFILYYETEGDHAVPSESTIEAGVPDYIYLAAEAADSSYRYQVEELGFVDFIQSEPYEIYFENINFYGTTTSSGSTSYITIHNNFQNFPPNTHPEGQVFGALYATIAHEIKHAIQYATNRWDGSAGSTDWIEMDATLMEEIVYPDVNDYYNYIRDGFDSEEPNSQSIFGTPGNPTPGAYNHITWMLYFAEQYGMEFWVEVWEQFIDDRTKPFFDAVEVSLNNRNRQLSREHLNNMLWHLGAGPVYSLFDYGFEDKENYPNPNLTNNIGMAPGSTQGFTLRSKAAHFLSASPSNVALGQPLFTLESDEPGVGLGVIGYFTDGSAEVQLALQSDSDIQTLQTTWEWEDLIDISIAIVNTNRSGTANYTLNITSALPEEDLIAQNYPNPFNPVTKIEYAITETQPVKVEVFDAIGRKVQTLVNEEHSAGFYSVDFNGSGLASGLYVYRITTDRTVLSKKMLLVK
- a CDS encoding rhodanese-related sulfurtransferase; translation: MKYEVILYYNFKHIENPEQFCKDHKAFLKGLGAKGRVYISDEGLNGTLGGTPEQMQAYKEYVWSLPGFEDTEFKCDEHETIPFAKLKCKVREEIVALHMDGVNPEDGGYHMPPSEWRETMESGEDYVMIDVRNDYESKVGHFDGAVKPQVENFFDFPKWLEEKEKEIPKDKKVLMYCTGGIRCEKFSVLMKKKGWEDVNQLHGGILNYAKEEGGEHFKGKCFVFDDRLVVPVNKNNLEPVAHCEITGKPADNYINCANMECNKLFVCSEEGARLMEGCCSEECKQSEFRRPFDPENAFRPFRKWYNYFDDEFKEREVSVPGSGGCSI